GGTGCAAAGCCCGATCGCCGGCGTCGCCGAAGTACATGAAATGGCGCTGGAGGGCGACGTGATGAAGATGCGCGCCCTGCCCGCCCTGCCCTTGAGCGCCGGCCAGCCCATGACGCTGCGCCCGGGCGGCCACCACATCATGCTGCTGGACTTGCACCAGCAGGTGAAGCCCGGCGACACCGTGCCCCTGACCCTGACCTTCGAGGCCGCAGGCGGCCAGCGCCACAGCCTGCAAGTGCAGGCCACCGCGCGGGCGCTGGGAGCCAGCGCGCCGGCTGGACATGGGCACGCACAGGGGCATGGACATTGATGGCAGGCCAGAGATTTTTTGGCCTTTTCGGCCTCAAACCCTTGCCAGTCAAGCGCTGACAGCTATGTTTAAAATAGCAAAAACAAGAGCGCTCCGCCTGTCCGGAAACGGGCCTTGACCCATAATCTCCAGCCCGGCGGCGCCCCGCGCACCGGGCTTTTTTCCTGACCCCATGCACCCTGAAGCCCCCACTCTCTGGCGCGGCCCGCGCTGGGCCCTTGCCGTGCTACTGGCGCTGCTGGGCATGGTGGGGCCGTTCTCCATCGATACCTATCTGCCGGCCTTCGGGCCGATCGCACGCTCGCTGGGTGCCAGCCCCATCGAGATGCAGCAGACGCTGTCGGCCTACCTGTTCGGCTTCGCCTTCATGACGCTGTTCCACGGCTCGCTGTCGGATAGCTTCGGGCGCCGGCCCGTAGTGCTGTGGGGGCTGGCGGTGTTCACCGCAGCATCTGCCGGGTGCGCGCTGGCGCAGACCACCGGGCAGCTGATTGCCTTCCGGGCGCTGCAGGGCCTGTCGGCAGGCGCGGGCATCGTGGTCTCGCGCGCCGTCATCCGCGACATCTACCCGCCGGCCCAGGCCCAGCAGGTCATGAGCCAGGTGACGATCTTCTTCGGCGTGGCGCCGGCCATTGCCCCCATGGTCGGGGGCTGGCTGTCGGCACACCTGAACTGGCACAGCGTGTTCTGGTTCCTGACCGGCGTGGGCGCCTTCCTGTGGCTGGCCAACTGGCGCCTGCTGCCCGAGACCCTGCCGCCGGCCACGCGCCAGCCGCTGCACATGGGCAATCTGCTGCGCGGCTACTGGGAGCTGGGCACCAGCGCGCGCTTCGTGCTGCTGGCGCTGGCCAGCGGCGTGCCCTTCAACGGCATGTTTCTGTACGTGCTGACGGCGCCGGTCTTCCTGGGCGAGCATCTGCACCTGGCACCCACCGAGTTCTACTGGTTCTTCCTGCTCAACATCGCCGGCATCATGGGCGGCGCCTGGGCCAGCGGGCGCTTGGCCGGGCGCATCGCGCCGAAGCGCCAGATCCGCCACGGTTTCGTCATCATGCTGGCCATGGGGCTGCTGAACATGGGCCTGAACCTGCTGCTGCAGCCCCACGCCGCCTGGGCCATGCTGCCGATCGCAGTGTTCTCCTTTGGCTGGGCGCTGATGGTGCCGGTGGTGACGCTGCTGGTACTCGATTTGCACCCGCATCGGCGCGGCATGGCCTCGTCCCTGCAGGCCTTCGTCGGCTCCACGGCCAACGGCCTAGTGGCTGGGGTCATCGCGCCGCTGGTCATGCACTCAACGCAGCTGCTGGCGCTGGCGTCACTGCTGATGATGTGCGTGGGCCTGGTGTCGTGGATTTACCTGCACCGACGCTGGCCCGAGATCGGGCGCACCATCCAGGACTGAGCGGCGCGCTGCCTGCGCCTCAGTGGCCCAGCCGGCGGTTGAAGCCGGCCTGGGTGTAGTAGCGCGTCTTTTCCGCATACATGGCCTGGTCGGCCTGCTGCGTTGCCGCCTCCAGTTGCTCGCCACTGGTGGCCAGGGCGGCGCCCACGGCAAAGCTCAACGCCTGGCCGGGATAGAACTGGTTGTTCAAGTCCTTGAGCTTGTGCAGCCGCTCGACCACCGCCTGCATGGCGCGCTCGTCGCTGCCGGGCAGCAAGATGCTGAACTCGTCGCCGCCGATACGCGCTGCGCAGGCCGGTTGATCGACGGCCTTGGCCAGCACTTCGCCAGCGCGGCGCAGCATGGCATCGCCCGCCACGTGGCCTTGCCCGTCGTTGAGCAGCTTCAGGCCATTGAGATCGATGACCAGCACTCCAACCGGCCACGGGCCCTTGCGCGCTAGCCGGTTGAGCTCCTCGACGTAGTAGGCCCGGTTGCGCAGGCCTGTGAGCACGTCGTGCTTGCCCAGATACTCCAGATAGGCCTCGGCCTTCTTGCGCGCCGTGATGTCCACCAGCGACAGCAGCACCATGCTCCAGTCCTCGCACTGCTCGCGCAGCACGGCAAACTGCATGTGGATGTGCAGCGCCTCGCCGCCCAGGTTGTAGTTGACAACCTCGCGCTGCTGAAAATAGCGCCCCTCCCACAGATCGAGCAGTTGCTCGGCAAAGGACTCGCGCATCTCGCCGCGAAACATGCGGTGCACGCCGCCCAGCAACTCGTCTTTGCTGACCGCGCCGAACAGCTCGAGCGTGAGCTGGTTGACATCGACCACCCGGATCTCGCGCATGCACTGCTCGGTGAACTCGGGGTGGACTTTCAAAAACGTTCTGAAGTCCTGGATGCCGCGTGCACGCACCTCGTCGAGCAAGCGCTTGACCTCGCTGAAATCCTCGACCCACAGCGATACCGGCGAGTGCTCGAACAGGCTGCGCGCGTAGTGCTCGCTGCGCTCCAGGCAGCGGCGCGCCACCCTCTCACAGGTGTTGTCCTCCAGCGAGACCAGCACGCGATCCCAGCGCTCCTCGTGCCCGGGCAGGATGCGGCCCCGGATGAGCACGTCCAGGCGCCGGCCATCGAGGGCGTAGTTCACCGTCTGGTTGGTGAAGCCGCGCGCGCCGCCCCACAACTGCTCGAGCTCGGCGATGACATGCTCGTGCATGTCGCCGCGAAAAACCTGTGCCAGGTTGGCCACCAGCATGGCCTGATCGGGGGCGGCAAACAGCTCTAGCGTGCGCTGGTTGACCTTGAGCACCCGGATGGCCGCGCCATAGTCGCCCAGACGCTCGGGATGGGCGCGCAAATAGGCAGCCAGATCCTGCACCCCTTCGGCACGCCAGCGCGCAAACAGCGCTTGCACGCCGCTGTAGTCCTCCAGCCACAGTGACACCGGCGCCAGCTCGAACATGTACTCGAAATCGGCCTGTGAAGACAAAGTGGATGGCATGTGCAACCTCTGTGCAGGGGAGCCCTGCAAGGGCGCCATTATCCGGGCCGCCAGCCTGCGCAGGGCATGAAAAAAGCCGGCCCTGCAAGAGTGCAGGCCGGCTTTGTGCCAGGGCTGCCGCTCAGCGGCGGCAGCGGTCAGCGGCGCACTTGGCTCAACGGCCTGCGCGCTCGCTGCGGCGGTGGCCCTCGCTTGCGCGCGGCGCTGCGTAGGGGCGGCCAGCGCCTTGTGGCTTGGCAAAGGCAGGCTTGCCCGGACGGTTGAAGTCGCCCCGGCCCGGGCCGGCGCTGCGCTCGCGCGGCTCGCCAAAGCCGCTCTTGCGGCCATAGCCGGCATCGTCGCGGCGCGGTCCGGGGCCAAAGCCTTCGCCGGCACGCATCGGGCTGCGGGCGCTGTCGAAGCGCGGATCAAAACGTGAGTCGTGGCGCGGCTCGAAGCGCTCCTGGCGCTCCTGCCCAGGGCCACCGAAGCGGTCATGGCGATCATTGTTGAAGCGCGCGCCGCCGCCGTGGCCATTGCCCCGGCCAAAACGCTCGCCGCCACGGCCGCGGCCACCCCCCTCGCGGCCAGCGCGATGGCCGCCGAAGTCGCCGCCGCGCCCGCCGCCGCCTTGCGGGAAGCGCTGCGTCGGCTCCAGGCCGGCCACGACCTCGGCCTTGAACGGCTGGCGACTGTAGCCTTCGATGTCGAAGATGCGCCGGCGGTCGCGGAACTCGGCAAAAGTGATGGCCAGGCCCTGGCGACCGGCGCGGCCGGTGCGGCCGATGCGGTGCGTGTAGTCCTCGGCCTTCATGGGCAGGCCGTAGTTGAAGACGTGGGTGATGGTCGGCACGTCGATGCCGCGCGCCGCCACATCGGTGGCCACCAGGATCTGCACCTGGCCGTTACGCAGCGCCATCAGGCGGCGGTTGCGCAGGCCCTGGCTCAGGGCACCGTGCAGCGCCACGGCGGAAAAGCCCGCCTGCTGCAGCTCGCCGGCCAGGCCGTCGCATTCGATCTGCGTGCTGGCAAAGACGATGGCCTGGTCGATGCTGGCATCGCGCAGCCAGTGATCGAGCAATTTGCGCTTGTGCTCGGCGTTGTCGGCCCAGTACAGCACCTGCTTGATGCTGGAGTGCTTTTCCTGCGGCGTGTCGATCTGCACCTTCTTGACGCTGGCGCCGCCATCGTGCATGACGCGCATGGCCAGTTGCTGGATGCGCGGGGCGAACGTGGCCGAGAACATCATGGTCTGCTTGCGTGCAGCCGTGAGGTCGTTGATCTCGGCCAAGTCGTCGGCAAAGCCCAGATCCAGCATCCGGTCGGCCTCATCGACCACCAGGAACTGCACCTGGTCGAGCTTGATCTGCATGGAGCGCTGCAGATCCAGCAGGCGCCCGGGCGTGGCCACGACCAGATTGGCGTTCTGCAGCCGGGCGATCTGCACCTGGTAGGGCATTCCGCCGACCACGTTGGCGATGCGCAGGCCCTTGCAGTGGCGCACCAGCTCGATGGCGTCGTGCGCCACCTGCTGCGCCAGCTCGCGCGTCGGGCACAGGATCAGCGCACCGGGCGTGGCCGCCTTGAAGTTGCGCGGATGGGTAGGGTTCTTGCGCTTGGGGCGCTTGGGCGTCGCTTCGCCGCGGGCGGAGGCCTCGGCAGCGGCGCGCTCGTACTCGGCGCGGGCGGCTGCCTCAGCCTCGGCCTGCTGCTGCAGCAGCGTGTGCAGCACGGGCAGCAGGAAGGCGGCAGTCTTGCCGCTGCCGGTCTGGCTGGAGACCATCAGGTCGATGAAGTGGCCAGCCTCCTCGCCAGCGCCCATGGCCAGGGGGATGGCCTTGTCCTGCACGGCGGTCGGCTGGGTGTAGCCCAGGTCGCGCACGGCCTGCACCAGCTCGGACGCCAGGCCCAGGCGGACGAAGCCCTCGGGCAGTTCGGGTTGGACTGGAGGGTTTTGGGGGGTTTGCACGGCGGCAGGCGCAGCGGTGGCGATGGCGGCCACATCGGTTGCAGCGCTCGCAGCAGCCTGGTCAGCAACAAAAGGCAAAGTCGTATCGGCAGGCGCAGCTTGGCCCTGCACAGGCAGTTGGTCAGTCATGAGTTTTCTCAGGCAACGAGCGCCGCAGGCGCTACCCGCGGGGGCCTCGTCGATGGTTAGGAAACATCAACCATCAAACGAAACCGGGGCCGTAGCGGACGGCCCGGGCGGGCGATTGGTTTGCAGGATGCGCCGCGCTGCATGAAAGCAAGAGCGTTCGGCGTGCAAGGCCCGATGAATGAAGGGAGATGCGCAAAAAAACTGCACTGCCCACAGGCAATGCAGCCGCGCATTATGCCACGATCCGGGTTTTCCCGCAGA
This portion of the Melaminivora jejuensis genome encodes:
- a CDS encoding multidrug effflux MFS transporter; the protein is MHPEAPTLWRGPRWALAVLLALLGMVGPFSIDTYLPAFGPIARSLGASPIEMQQTLSAYLFGFAFMTLFHGSLSDSFGRRPVVLWGLAVFTAASAGCALAQTTGQLIAFRALQGLSAGAGIVVSRAVIRDIYPPAQAQQVMSQVTIFFGVAPAIAPMVGGWLSAHLNWHSVFWFLTGVGAFLWLANWRLLPETLPPATRQPLHMGNLLRGYWELGTSARFVLLALASGVPFNGMFLYVLTAPVFLGEHLHLAPTEFYWFFLLNIAGIMGGAWASGRLAGRIAPKRQIRHGFVIMLAMGLLNMGLNLLLQPHAAWAMLPIAVFSFGWALMVPVVTLLVLDLHPHRRGMASSLQAFVGSTANGLVAGVIAPLVMHSTQLLALASLLMMCVGLVSWIYLHRRWPEIGRTIQD
- a CDS encoding DEAD/DEAH box helicase, with translation MTDQLPVQGQAAPADTTLPFVADQAAASAATDVAAIATAAPAAVQTPQNPPVQPELPEGFVRLGLASELVQAVRDLGYTQPTAVQDKAIPLAMGAGEEAGHFIDLMVSSQTGSGKTAAFLLPVLHTLLQQQAEAEAAARAEYERAAAEASARGEATPKRPKRKNPTHPRNFKAATPGALILCPTRELAQQVAHDAIELVRHCKGLRIANVVGGMPYQVQIARLQNANLVVATPGRLLDLQRSMQIKLDQVQFLVVDEADRMLDLGFADDLAEINDLTAARKQTMMFSATFAPRIQQLAMRVMHDGGASVKKVQIDTPQEKHSSIKQVLYWADNAEHKRKLLDHWLRDASIDQAIVFASTQIECDGLAGELQQAGFSAVALHGALSQGLRNRRLMALRNGQVQILVATDVAARGIDVPTITHVFNYGLPMKAEDYTHRIGRTGRAGRQGLAITFAEFRDRRRIFDIEGYSRQPFKAEVVAGLEPTQRFPQGGGGRGGDFGGHRAGREGGGRGRGGERFGRGNGHGGGARFNNDRHDRFGGPGQERQERFEPRHDSRFDPRFDSARSPMRAGEGFGPGPRRDDAGYGRKSGFGEPRERSAGPGRGDFNRPGKPAFAKPQGAGRPYAAPRASEGHRRSERAGR
- a CDS encoding copper chaperone PCu(A)C, with product MTVRSIVSTLAAACSLLAGAACAQVSVHDAWVRATVPQQKATGAFMQLTSTQDVRLVQVQSPIAGVAEVHEMALEGDVMKMRALPALPLSAGQPMTLRPGGHHIMLLDLHQQVKPGDTVPLTLTFEAAGGQRHSLQVQATARALGASAPAGHGHAQGHGH
- a CDS encoding diguanylate cyclase domain-containing protein — translated: MPSTLSSQADFEYMFELAPVSLWLEDYSGVQALFARWRAEGVQDLAAYLRAHPERLGDYGAAIRVLKVNQRTLELFAAPDQAMLVANLAQVFRGDMHEHVIAELEQLWGGARGFTNQTVNYALDGRRLDVLIRGRILPGHEERWDRVLVSLEDNTCERVARRCLERSEHYARSLFEHSPVSLWVEDFSEVKRLLDEVRARGIQDFRTFLKVHPEFTEQCMREIRVVDVNQLTLELFGAVSKDELLGGVHRMFRGEMRESFAEQLLDLWEGRYFQQREVVNYNLGGEALHIHMQFAVLREQCEDWSMVLLSLVDITARKKAEAYLEYLGKHDVLTGLRNRAYYVEELNRLARKGPWPVGVLVIDLNGLKLLNDGQGHVAGDAMLRRAGEVLAKAVDQPACAARIGGDEFSILLPGSDERAMQAVVERLHKLKDLNNQFYPGQALSFAVGAALATSGEQLEAATQQADQAMYAEKTRYYTQAGFNRRLGH